Proteins from a genomic interval of Flammeovirgaceae bacterium SG7u.111:
- a CDS encoding TIGR03364 family FAD-dependent oxidoreductase: MSRKYDVIIVGAGIVGLAHAYQAAKNKLRVLVIERNEFALGASVRNFGLVWPIGMKKGKMLDRALKSRKIWKKILKEQGIGYKKNGSLLLAYHPDELEVLKEFVDYAEDAPYEVEMLSRKEMKKRYAHVNPSNLKGGLMSRTEMTVDPREAIQGVADFLAEELNVDFLFGRTVTGINLPEVTTFDQKFTAQKVIICSGTDFETLYPGQLKQAGLTKCKLQMMRTVPIQGFELGPTLCGGLTFRHYKAFEKCPSVKKLRKRLDKEWPEQKKYGIHVMLAQNLQGELVIGDSHKNGSEHFPFNEEVIDRAILTYLETFYHTYGLKIAQRWEGIYPKLPNGKTELILQPEPNVLLVNGLGGAGMTLSFGLAEEVVKEFVL; the protein is encoded by the coding sequence ATGAGCAGAAAGTATGATGTAATAATAGTAGGAGCAGGAATTGTTGGCTTGGCACACGCTTATCAGGCTGCTAAAAACAAACTTCGTGTGTTGGTAATAGAGCGAAACGAGTTTGCCCTCGGGGCATCTGTCAGAAACTTTGGTTTGGTCTGGCCTATTGGGATGAAGAAAGGAAAAATGCTGGACAGGGCATTGAAAAGCAGGAAAATATGGAAGAAAATACTGAAAGAACAAGGAATAGGATATAAGAAAAATGGCTCGCTTTTACTCGCCTACCACCCTGACGAACTAGAAGTGCTGAAGGAGTTTGTAGACTATGCGGAGGATGCTCCTTACGAAGTGGAAATGCTTTCGAGAAAAGAAATGAAAAAACGGTATGCACATGTAAACCCATCCAATTTGAAAGGAGGCTTGATGAGCAGAACAGAAATGACCGTTGACCCACGGGAAGCCATCCAAGGAGTTGCCGACTTCCTAGCCGAAGAATTGAATGTAGATTTCCTTTTTGGAAGGACAGTAACGGGGATCAACCTACCAGAAGTGACTACTTTTGACCAGAAATTTACTGCCCAAAAAGTTATCATCTGCTCTGGAACCGACTTTGAAACCTTGTACCCCGGACAGTTGAAACAAGCTGGCTTAACCAAATGCAAGCTGCAAATGATGCGGACAGTGCCTATTCAAGGTTTTGAGCTAGGGCCAACGCTCTGTGGAGGGCTTACCTTTCGGCATTACAAAGCCTTTGAAAAGTGCCCTTCGGTAAAAAAGCTGAGGAAAAGGCTAGACAAGGAATGGCCTGAACAAAAGAAATACGGCATCCACGTAATGCTGGCACAAAACCTCCAAGGGGAGCTGGTGATCGGCGACTCACATAAGAATGGAAGCGAACACTTTCCTTTCAACGAAGAGGTAATAGACCGGGCTATCCTTACCTATTTGGAAACATTCTACCATACCTACGGCTTAAAAATAGCCCAACGTTGGGAAGGTATCTATCCTAAGTTGCCCAATGGCAAAACTGAGCTAATCCTCCAGCCCGAACCCAATGTACTGCTGGTAAACGGTCTAGGCGGAGCTGGCATGACCTTGTCGTTTGGTTTGGCGGAGGAAGTGGTGAAAGAGTTTGTGTTGTGA
- a CDS encoding alginate lyase family protein, whose protein sequence is MTIHRTITHFFAIFLAVALFSCSTPKKELPIKVDTDQLLKEAEANLSAQIITVTDSFCERSAGSPNDFYSEGDYWWPDPENPDSAYIRRDGMTNPENFTLHREWMVRFSKIAGSLASAYVITGDEKYLNALIPHLEAWFMNPTTKMKANLMFGQAIKGRVTGRGIGIIDTIHLIEVAKAVQLLQRSELGKTTDLSGVVKWFEEYLQWMTTHEYGLAERDNGNNHSSTWALQVAAFADLTQNEELKEYTREMYKTMLLPQQMNSLGGFPLELKRTKPYNYSLFNLDALATTCFILSTPEENLFEYSTPDGRSLALGMEFMYPFIADKSGWTYEPDVLYWDEWPVKHPSLLFAGIKLGKPSYLALFDQLTFETNTFEVLRNMPVRYPLIWVAEK, encoded by the coding sequence ATGACTATTCACAGAACAATTACCCACTTCTTCGCCATCTTCTTGGCTGTTGCACTATTTTCTTGTTCCACCCCTAAAAAAGAACTTCCAATAAAGGTCGATACCGATCAGCTACTGAAAGAAGCAGAAGCCAACCTTTCGGCGCAAATCATCACCGTGACCGACTCCTTTTGCGAACGTTCGGCAGGCAGCCCCAACGACTTTTACTCAGAAGGAGATTACTGGTGGCCAGATCCTGAAAACCCGGACAGTGCCTACATCCGCCGAGATGGCATGACCAACCCCGAAAACTTCACCCTTCACCGAGAATGGATGGTGCGCTTTAGCAAAATTGCGGGCTCGCTGGCTTCGGCTTATGTGATTACGGGAGATGAAAAATACCTCAATGCACTCATTCCTCATTTGGAGGCCTGGTTTATGAACCCAACAACTAAAATGAAGGCCAACCTGATGTTTGGACAGGCCATAAAAGGCAGGGTTACGGGCAGGGGAATTGGCATAATAGATACCATTCATCTGATAGAAGTAGCCAAAGCGGTGCAGTTGCTCCAGCGCAGTGAGCTGGGGAAAACTACCGACCTGAGCGGGGTAGTAAAATGGTTTGAGGAATACCTCCAGTGGATGACCACGCACGAATACGGGCTTGCCGAAAGGGACAATGGCAACAACCACAGCAGTACTTGGGCACTGCAAGTAGCCGCATTTGCCGACCTTACGCAAAATGAAGAACTAAAGGAGTATACCCGAGAAATGTACAAAACGATGCTGCTCCCCCAGCAGATGAATAGCTTGGGAGGTTTCCCCCTTGAGCTCAAGCGCACCAAGCCTTACAACTACTCGCTTTTCAACCTCGATGCGCTGGCTACCACCTGTTTCATCCTTTCCACGCCCGAAGAAAACCTGTTTGAATACAGTACGCCTGACGGACGAAGCTTGGCTTTGGGCATGGAATTTATGTACCCTTTCATTGCCGACAAATCGGGGTGGACTTACGAGCCAGATGTGCTCTACTGGGACGAGTGGCCGGTAAAACACCCGAGCTTGCTCTTTGCCGGAATCAAGCTCGGCAAGCCCTCGTACCTCGCCTTGTTCGATCAATTAACCTTTGAAACCAACACATTCGAGGTGCTGCGTAACATGCCCGTGAGGTATCCGCTAATTTGGGTGGCGGAGAAATAA
- a CDS encoding AI-2E family transporter, with amino-acid sequence MSSKNLPMPIMTKATIALLFWILLYFFLTTFRNFLYPICLAILFAFLLYPLARFFEKRKVPRILANILTIIIGLLVVYGVLFFIYRQMLVFLGDLPTLKTQAYSNIEMIITSVESMFGITAPPEELYEEVLTRFFEQSSANIAVMLAATTNTLFTFFIMPVYVFFFLYYRDKFSAFILQLVPDTQHLLAEDTITKVSSITKKYMSGVFLVVCILCILNSVGFMIVGLKYAVLLGVIAAILNFIPYFGTILGYSVPLLVALLTTDSPKYALGVVIQFIIIQFTENNILTPNIVGGQTNINPFFIILGVLLGGVIWGLPGMFIVIPVIGMIKIACESIPRMQPLAFLIGNTGTEEHAITITKVQRFFGIKK; translated from the coding sequence ATGTCTTCAAAAAACTTGCCTATGCCTATTATGACCAAAGCGACCATTGCGCTGTTGTTTTGGATATTATTGTATTTTTTCCTCACTACTTTCCGCAACTTTCTTTACCCCATCTGTTTGGCGATTTTGTTTGCTTTTTTGTTATATCCGCTAGCCCGTTTTTTTGAAAAGCGCAAAGTGCCCCGCATTTTGGCAAATATCCTCACTATTATTATTGGATTGCTGGTGGTGTATGGCGTACTATTCTTTATTTATAGGCAGATGTTGGTCTTTTTGGGAGACCTGCCCACGCTCAAGACCCAAGCCTACAGCAATATAGAAATGATCATAACTTCGGTAGAAAGTATGTTTGGCATAACAGCCCCTCCAGAAGAGCTTTATGAAGAAGTGCTGACACGTTTTTTTGAGCAAAGCTCTGCTAATATTGCAGTGATGCTGGCGGCCACAACCAATACACTTTTTACTTTTTTTATCATGCCGGTGTATGTATTCTTCTTTTTATATTACCGCGATAAATTCAGTGCATTTATTTTACAGCTTGTCCCCGATACACAACACCTTCTTGCCGAAGACACCATCACCAAAGTTTCTTCTATCACCAAAAAATACATGTCGGGTGTATTCCTAGTGGTTTGTATCCTTTGCATCCTCAATTCGGTGGGCTTCATGATAGTGGGACTAAAGTACGCTGTTTTACTGGGCGTAATAGCTGCCATCCTCAATTTCATCCCTTACTTTGGGACTATCTTGGGCTACTCCGTACCCCTCCTAGTTGCTTTGCTCACAACCGATTCTCCAAAATATGCTTTGGGCGTAGTAATCCAGTTTATCATTATCCAGTTTACCGAAAACAATATACTTACCCCCAATATAGTAGGTGGACAAACCAATATCAACCCATTTTTCATCATATTGGGCGTATTGCTAGGTGGGGTAATTTGGGGCTTGCCAGGCATGTTCATCGTCATCCCCGTGATAGGGATGATCAAAATAGCCTGCGAATCTATCCCAAGGATGCAGCCTTTGGCATTCTTGATAGGAAATACTGGGACGGAAGAGCATGCCATTACCATTACCAAAGTCCAGCGCTTTTTCGGAATTAAAAAGTAG